One genomic window of Gammaproteobacteria bacterium includes the following:
- a CDS encoding DegQ family serine endoprotease has translation MNSPVLWKSFFIVRFAVAVLVLSAVAATAVGGSLPDFTELAEDLSPAVVNISTVQKKVKQSSELRHHFPQIPEGTPFDELLRRFFDERGAPGFGYENPGAKSLGSGFIISKDGYILTNNHVVTNAEEIVVRLNDRREFIAELIGTDKQSDMALLKIESDIELPVIKVGSSSSLKVGEWVLAIGSPFGFDYSVTAGIVSAKGRSLPSENYVPFIQTDVAINPGNSGGPLINLDGEVVGINSQIYSRTGGFMGLSFAIPIDMAMDIVDQLKETGEVSRGWLGVLIQDVTRDLAESFNMKKPMGALVARVLPDSPSEKAGFKVGDIIVKFNGHEVGDSSSLPPIVGRTRMDTGVPVEIIRNGKKRTLKVVIGELPTDEELAAGGVSNSTSNVKSLGLVVRVLEAEEKKRLEEGQQGIFVETVKEGIAAESGLRQGDIILRVNNIAIESVAQFKKLVDGLPAGKSVPLLVQRGSGPHFLALKIPEKE, from the coding sequence ATGAATTCACCTGTTTTGTGGAAGTCTTTTTTTATTGTCCGGTTTGCAGTGGCCGTATTGGTGTTAAGTGCAGTGGCAGCAACAGCTGTCGGGGGTAGCTTGCCTGATTTTACTGAGCTGGCTGAAGATCTCAGTCCTGCTGTGGTAAATATCAGCACGGTGCAAAAAAAAGTAAAGCAGTCATCAGAGTTGCGTCACCACTTTCCTCAAATTCCCGAAGGAACACCGTTCGATGAACTTTTGCGGCGGTTTTTTGATGAAAGAGGTGCGCCAGGTTTTGGTTATGAAAATCCTGGTGCAAAATCACTCGGGTCAGGGTTTATTATCTCTAAAGATGGTTATATATTGACTAATAATCATGTTGTGACTAATGCTGAAGAGATTGTTGTGCGTCTCAATGATCGCCGGGAATTTATTGCTGAACTGATTGGTACCGATAAGCAGAGTGATATGGCTCTGCTAAAAATAGAGAGTGATATAGAGCTTCCTGTGATCAAAGTTGGCTCGTCATCCAGTTTGAAAGTCGGTGAGTGGGTTTTAGCGATCGGCTCTCCTTTTGGGTTTGACTATTCGGTTACGGCAGGAATTGTCAGTGCTAAAGGTCGTAGTTTACCGAGTGAAAACTATGTGCCTTTTATTCAAACAGATGTTGCGATTAACCCAGGAAACTCAGGGGGGCCATTAATTAATCTCGATGGTGAGGTTGTGGGCATTAATTCACAAATTTATAGTCGTACTGGTGGCTTTATGGGGCTTTCGTTTGCGATCCCTATTGATATGGCGATGGATATTGTTGATCAATTAAAAGAAACAGGTGAAGTGAGTCGTGGTTGGTTAGGTGTTTTGATTCAGGATGTGACTCGTGATTTAGCTGAATCTTTTAATATGAAAAAGCCAATGGGTGCATTAGTTGCGCGTGTATTACCGGATAGTCCTTCTGAAAAAGCAGGGTTTAAGGTGGGCGATATTATCGTGAAATTTAATGGGCATGAGGTGGGTGACTCTTCTTCTTTGCCACCTATAGTTGGTCGCACTCGAATGGACACAGGTGTGCCGGTTGAAATTATCCGCAATGGTAAAAAGCGTACTTTGAAAGTCGTTATTGGTGAACTGCCTACAGATGAAGAGTTGGCCGCAGGTGGTGTATCAAACTCTACTTCGAATGTGAAAAGCCTGGGGTTGGTAGTTCGTGTATTGGAAGCCGAGGAGAAAAAACGGCTTGAAGAGGGGCAGCAAGGTATTTTTGTTGAAACTGTAAAAGAGGGTATCGCCGCTGAAAGTGGTCTGCGTCAAGGTGATATTATTTTAAGAGTTAATAATATTGCTATTGAGAGTGTTGCACAGTTCAAAAAATTAGTTGATGGGCTTCCGGCAGGAAAGTCTGTCCCCTTGTTGGTGCAACGTGGTTCTGGACCTCACTTTTTAGCACTGAAAATTCCTGAGAAAGAATAA
- a CDS encoding SoxR reducing system RseC family protein, producing the protein MDDCSERLEERGWVTQVEGDYAWVEIARKPGCNGCAAKSECGTATLAKMMSSKSVSVKTINVIAANVGDEVVVSVDQKALMAGSFAVYAIPLLLMLLAAFFGDLLGQNFFMEYRNGISVVFAFSGLFTGFFWLKNYSQKIAKDPHYQPLLVRLAT; encoded by the coding sequence ATGGATGACTGTAGTGAACGACTAGAAGAACGAGGGTGGGTTACTCAAGTTGAAGGAGACTATGCTTGGGTAGAGATTGCTCGTAAGCCAGGCTGTAATGGATGTGCAGCAAAAAGTGAATGTGGCACGGCGACTTTGGCGAAAATGATGAGTTCGAAATCTGTTTCGGTCAAAACCATCAATGTAATTGCTGCAAATGTGGGTGATGAAGTGGTGGTGAGTGTTGATCAAAAGGCTTTGATGGCAGGTTCATTCGCTGTTTATGCCATTCCTCTGTTACTGATGTTACTCGCTGCTTTTTTCGGTGACCTTTTGGGGCAAAATTTTTTTATGGAATACCGTAATGGTATCTCTGTTGTGTTTGCTTTTTCAGGGCTGTTTACTGGATTTTTTTGGTTAAAAAATTACTCACAAAAAATAGCGAAAGATCCGCATTATCAACCGTTACTGGTACGGTTGGCCACTTAA